One genomic window of Parasteatoda tepidariorum isolate YZ-2023 chromosome 9, CAS_Ptep_4.0, whole genome shotgun sequence includes the following:
- the LOC107446294 gene encoding NADH dehydrogenase [ubiquinone] 1 beta subcomplex subunit 7: MGSRQSIWFQPDLAEPEQPFVSNFDPMLGFPNGRKVRTVKTTVEEMESAQIPPDLRDYCIDYYMKYLECRQKVFPWNYKCAHEIHDYHNCQFQDHELRMKEYERERRLQEKLAKQEAED, translated from the exons ATGGGTAGCAGGCAGTCTATCTGGTTTCAACCAGATTTGGCTGAACCAGAGCAGCCGTTTGTATCTAACTTCGACCCAATGTTAGGATTTCCGAATGGAAGGAAAGTTAGAA CTGTGAAAACTACCGTAGAAGAAATGGAATCTGCTCAAATACCTCCAGACTTGCGAGATTACTGCATAGATTACTATATGAAATATCTGGAATGCAGACAGAAAGTTTTTCCATGGAATTACAAATGCGCTCATGAGATTCATGACTATCATAATTGCCAATTTCAaga CCATGAATTACGAATGAAAGAATATGAACGTGAAAGAAGACTACAAGAGAAGCTTGCTAAACAAGAAGCTGaagattag